One region of Primulina tabacum isolate GXHZ01 chromosome 1, ASM2559414v2, whole genome shotgun sequence genomic DNA includes:
- the LOC142527594 gene encoding kinase-interacting protein 1-like produces MLQRAANNAYSWWWASHVRTKQSKWLEQSLQDMEEKVQSMLKLIEEDGDSFAKRAEMYYKRRPELINSVEESYRAFRALADRYDHLSKDLQNANRTIATVFPEQIQFEMEEDEDCATPKTLKKSQIPSMNMSNVPKVPKAPIKDLKGFVTSTSNQLQMKSCKVKDQVKSGLSKDEALGEVDKLQKDILACQTVKEFVKSSYENGLAKYWEIENQVMEMQQKVCSLQDEFNMDTVIDDDEARTLMAGAALKSCQEMLAQLQENQEKSVMEAREEFNKIEDSRERLKTLRNEYLHDRTDDKEKQGQYDKTAALEDNLQESGKERIEALQGKTIENLDLSSMASMTVSELAEKIDELVNKVLSLETSVSSQTVLINTLKTEAGEIHEQIRRLEDEKGTLIDGKYNLRAKVKELEEKLNKVQDLNKNVERQNSNLETNFSEARLNLDHLSEKLGSVKPDEEVQQKETSQNEGRSFSLDDLKVEQKDVPSSEKRFNVSNTDDKLDVKEVNIEVPHSEASVPEKLTIDKSATFPEQKPEEPTGIVHSNELVIAEALGDAEKEEGLNWQKMLLSGVEDREKILLKEYTALLRNFKDIKKKLSDMEKREKESQFDTIVQMREFKKAILKRDEEIQHIRQRLNLLQADKPQAAGENFGVNEDSNINKEEIKLVYIERTLSISAVEEKFRMDIDALLDENLDFWLRFSTAFHQIQKFKTEVQDLQDEISKLQEKKKQGGSVTTRLKSEVLPIYKHLREIQTELTLWLEQSASLKDELNRRFASLCSIQEEITKALKDGAEEEEIRFSSHRAAKFQGEILNMKQENNKVREELETGLEHVSVLKLEIKKTLVKLNEEFDIPSDQPQLKHNTSKSRIPLRSFIFGTRQKKQKHSIFSYMHPNRRYQILKAGVRVSNPDS; encoded by the exons ATGCTACAGAGAGCTGCGAACAATGCATATTCTTGGTGGTGGGCTAGCCACGTtcgaaccaagcaatccaaatggcttgaacaGAGTCTTCAGG ATATGGAAGAGAAAGTCCAAAGTATGCTAAAGTTGATAGAAGAGGATGGAGATTCCTTTGCAAAAAGAGCTGAGATGTATTACAAGAGAAGACCAGAGCTCATCAACTCTGTTGAAGAATCGTACCGAGCTTTCCGAGCTCTGGCCGATCGTTATGACCATTTGTCCAAAGACCTGCAGAACGCGAACCGGACAATAGCCACTGTATTCCCAGAACaaattcaatttgaaatggAAGAGGATGAAGACTGTGCCACCCCGAAAACCCTGAAGAAATCTCAAATCCCGTCGATGAACATGTCGAACGTTCCAAAGGTTCCTAAGGCACCGATCAAAGATTTAAAAGGGTTCGTGACATCAACTTCAAACCAGCTCCAAATGAAATCCTGTAAAGTGAAGGATCAAGTTAAATCAGGTTTGTCCAAGGATGAGGCCCTTGGAGAGGTTGACAAGCTCCAGAAAGATATTCTAGCATGTCAGACGGTCAAGGAGTTCGTGAAAAGCTCTTATGAAAACGGATTGGCGAAGTACTGGGAGATTGAGAACCAGGTAATGGAGATGCAGCAAAAAGTGTGCAGTTTGCAGGATGAATTCAACATGGATACGGTCATTGATGATGATGAGGCTCGTACTTTAATGGCCGGGGCGGCTCTCAAATCTTGTCAAGAAATGTTAGCTCAGTTGCAAgaaaaccaagaaaagtctGTCATGGAAGCAAGAGAGGAATTCAATAAGATTGAAGATTCCCGGGAGCGTTTAAAGACCCTGAGAAATGAGTATCTGCACGATCGAACCGATGATAAAGAAAAACAAGGTCAGTATGATAAAACTGCAGCATTGGAAGATAACTTGCAGGAGTCAGGAAAGGAAAGAATTGAGGCATTACAGGGAAAAACTATAGAAAACTTGGATTTGAGTTCCATGGCATCAATGACAGTGAGTGAACTGGCAGAGAAGATCGATGAGCTAGTTAATAAGGTGTTAAGCTTGGAAACCTCCGTGTCGTCTCAGACTGTACTTATCAATACGTTAAAAACCGAAGCAGGTGAGATCCATGAGCAGATTCGAAGATTGGAAGATGAAAAGGGGACCTTGATTGATGGGAAATATAACCTGAGAGCAAAGGTAAAGGAACTCGAAGAAAAATTGAACAAAGTCCAGGATCTAAACAAGAATGTGGAAAGACAAAACAGCAATCTCGAAACAAACTTTTCTGAAGCGCGTTTGAATCTTGATCACTTATCAGAGAAACTAGGTAGTGTAAAGCCAGATGAAGAGGTACAACAGAAGGAAACATCACAAAATGAGGGAAGGTCTTTTTCCCTAGATGACTTGAAGGTAGAGCAGAAAGATGTGCCGAGTTCCGAAAAAAGATTCAACGTTTCAAATACAGACGACAAATTGGATGTTAAGGAAGTGAATATCGAAGTTCCGCATTCTGAGGCATCTGTTCCTGAAAAGTTAACGATAGATAAATCAGCCACATTTCCGGAACAGAAACCAGAAGAACCGACCGGAATTGTTCACTCCAACGAACTTGTAATAGCTGAAGCTCTCGGAGACGCGGAGAAAGAAGAAGGGTTAAATTGGCAGAAGATGCTCTTGAGTGGAGTGGAGGATCGAGAGAAGATTCTGCTTAAAGAATACACAGCACTTCTCAGGAATTTCAAAGACATCAAGAAGAAGCTTAGTGACATGGAAAAGAGAGAGAAGGAGAGCCAATTTGATACAATTGTGCAAATGAGAGAATTCAAAAAAGCCATTCTGAAAAGAGATGAAGAAATTCAACATATTCGCCAAAGGTTAAACTTGCTGCAAGCAGATAAACCCCAAGCAGCGGGTGAAAATTTTGGAGTAAATGAAGATTCCAATATCAACAAAGAAGAAATCAAGCTGGTTTATATTGAAAGAACACTATCCATCTCAGCTGTTGAAGAAAAATTTAGGATGGATATCGATGCCTTACTGGATGAGAACCTTGATTTCTGGTTAAGGTTTAGCACTGCATTTCATCAGATCCAGAAGTTTAAGACTGAAGTCCAGGATCTACAGGATGAAATATCAAAACTACAAGAGAAAAAGAAACAAGGGGGGAGTGTCACAACACGTCTAAAGTCTGAGGTCCTTCCCATTTACAAGCACTTGCGAGAAATACAGACTGAACTAACGTTGTGGCTGGAGCAAAGTGCGTCCCTAAAAGATGAATTGAATCGCCGATTTGCTTCACTGTGCAGTATTCAAGAGGAAATCACAAAGGCTTTGAAGGATGGCGCAGAGGAGGAAGAGATCAGATTCAGCAGTCATCGAGCCGCGAAGTTCCAAGGCGAGATCTTGAACATGAAACAGGAAAATAACAAGGTTAGAGAGGAACTAGAGACAGGTTTAGAACATGTAAGTGTACTAAAACTTGAAATTAAAAAGACACTAGTAAAACTAAACGAGGAGTTTGACATTCCTAGCGATCAACCGCAATTGAAACATAATACAAGCAAATCTCGAATCCCTTTACGGTCTTTCATCTTTGGAACGAGACAGAAGAAGCAGAAGCATTCAATTTTCTCCTACATGCATCCTAATAGAAGATACCAAATCCTGAAAGCTGGTGTACGTGTATCAAATCCTGATTCTTGA